One stretch of Rhodoferax lithotrophicus DNA includes these proteins:
- the glcF gene encoding glycolate oxidase subunit GlcF, which produces MQTQLAPHYQGTPDGQAAEAILRKCVHCGFCTATCPTYQLLGDELDGPRGRIYLIKQVLEGSPPTRKTQLHLDRCLTCRNCESTCPSGVQYGHLLDIGRKLVDAQVPRPVGERALRWALKEGLPSPLFGPAMRLGQGLRPLLPKALQNKVPPKQPAGATPARTHARKVLVLEGCVQPAMSPNINSATARVLDAAGIQCVVAAKAGCCGAVKFHLNDQSGGMAEMRANIDAWWPHLEAGVEGIVINASGCGATVKDYGHILRDDPAYAAKAKRVSELTRDVSEWLPELVPKLKSKVAGSASKIAFHPPCSLQHGMQLRGGVEKYMAELGFNVKTTGCEAHLCCGSAGTYSVLNPKISYELRDRKLKNLAQTFGEQPPDEIASANIGCITHLQSGTTTRVRHWIELLDEALQK; this is translated from the coding sequence GCCACCTGCCCCACCTACCAGCTGCTGGGCGACGAGCTCGATGGCCCACGTGGCCGCATCTACCTGATCAAACAGGTGCTGGAAGGCAGCCCACCCACGCGCAAAACCCAACTGCATCTGGACCGCTGCCTGACCTGCCGCAACTGCGAATCCACCTGCCCCAGCGGCGTGCAATACGGCCACCTGCTCGACATTGGCCGCAAGCTGGTGGATGCCCAAGTGCCGCGCCCGGTGGGTGAACGCGCCCTGCGCTGGGCGCTCAAAGAAGGCTTGCCCTCGCCCCTGTTTGGGCCAGCCATGCGGCTCGGGCAAGGGTTGCGCCCGCTGCTGCCCAAGGCCTTGCAAAACAAGGTTCCACCCAAACAACCCGCCGGCGCCACACCGGCGCGAACCCACGCCCGCAAGGTGCTGGTGCTGGAAGGTTGCGTGCAACCCGCCATGAGCCCCAATATCAACAGCGCCACCGCCCGCGTGTTGGACGCGGCAGGCATCCAATGCGTGGTGGCGGCCAAAGCCGGTTGCTGCGGCGCGGTCAAGTTCCACCTGAACGACCAGAGCGGCGGCATGGCCGAGATGCGCGCCAACATCGATGCCTGGTGGCCACACCTCGAAGCCGGGGTCGAGGGCATTGTCATCAACGCCTCAGGCTGCGGGGCCACAGTGAAAGACTACGGCCACATCCTGCGGGACGACCCGGCCTATGCGGCCAAAGCCAAGCGCGTCAGCGAGCTGACCCGAGACGTGAGCGAATGGCTGCCTGAGCTGGTGCCCAAGCTGAAATCCAAGGTGGCGGGCAGCGCCAGCAAAATCGCTTTTCACCCGCCGTGCTCGCTGCAACACGGCATGCAATTACGTGGCGGGGTAGAGAAATACATGGCAGAGCTGGGCTTCAACGTCAAAACCACCGGTTGCGAGGCCCACCTGTGCTGCGGCTCAGCCGGCACTTACAGTGTGCTTAACCCCAAAATCTCCTACGAATTGCGCGACCGCAAACTCAAGAACCTGGCCCAAACCTTTGGCGAGCAGCCCCCCGATGAAATTGCCAGCGCCAACATCGGCTGCATCACCCACCTGCAAAGCGGCACCACCACCCGGGTGCGGCACTGGATTGAGCTGCTGGATGAAGCGTTGCAGAAATAG
- a CDS encoding glutathione S-transferase family protein — MIDLYTAATPNGHKVSIALEELGLPYTLQVLDLSQGEQKRPEFLAINPNGRIPAIVDCDEDDFAVFESGACLIYLAEKTGQLMPSDAKGRSRVIQWLMFQMGGIGPMMGQANVFYRYFPEKIPSVIDRYQGESKRLFRVLDGHLKDHEYLAGDYSIADIANWAWVRTHRWSGVELDDLPHLKRWRDQLRQRPAVQRGIEQPPSALDSRVDDPEKARQFAENARKMLEQGQSIKAGV, encoded by the coding sequence ATGATTGACCTCTATACCGCCGCCACACCCAACGGACACAAGGTGTCCATCGCCCTTGAAGAGCTGGGCTTGCCCTACACCCTCCAGGTGCTGGATCTGAGCCAGGGCGAGCAAAAACGGCCGGAGTTTCTGGCCATCAACCCCAACGGGCGAATTCCGGCCATCGTGGACTGTGACGAAGATGACTTTGCTGTCTTCGAGTCCGGGGCCTGCCTGATCTACCTGGCCGAGAAAACCGGCCAACTGATGCCCAGCGATGCCAAGGGCCGCTCACGCGTGATCCAGTGGCTGATGTTCCAGATGGGCGGCATCGGCCCGATGATGGGTCAGGCCAATGTGTTTTACCGCTACTTTCCGGAAAAAATTCCCAGCGTGATTGACCGTTACCAGGGCGAGAGCAAACGACTGTTTCGGGTGCTGGACGGGCATCTGAAAGACCATGAATACCTGGCGGGCGACTATTCGATTGCCGACATTGCCAACTGGGCCTGGGTGCGCACACACCGCTGGTCCGGCGTGGAGCTTGATGATTTACCCCACCTCAAGCGCTGGCGCGATCAACTGCGCCAGCGCCCCGCCGTGCAGCGCGGCATTGAGCAACCACCCTCGGCACTCGATTCCCGCGTAGACGACCCGGAAAAAGCCAGGCAATTCGCCGAGAACGCGCGCAAGATGCTGGAGCAAGGACAATCCATCAAAGCAGGAGTATGA
- a CDS encoding helix-turn-helix transcriptional regulator: MHRTERLYKINELLHAKKVVSFATLLATLGVSRSTLKRDLNYLCERLHNPIIYSRELGGYRRGPSDPVDHHPHELPGLWFSPTEIHALLTMQQLLAGLDAGGVLTTHIAPLMERLNALLGPPSPRKVVADEVKKLGEKYF, from the coding sequence ATGCACCGCACAGAACGGCTGTACAAAATCAATGAGTTGCTGCACGCCAAAAAGGTCGTCAGCTTTGCCACCCTGCTGGCCACCTTGGGCGTGTCACGCTCCACCCTCAAGCGTGACCTGAACTACCTGTGTGAACGCCTGCACAACCCCATCATCTACAGCCGCGAGCTGGGCGGCTACCGACGCGGCCCCTCTGACCCGGTCGACCATCACCCGCATGAACTGCCCGGCCTGTGGTTCTCGCCCACCGAAATCCACGCCCTGCTGACCATGCAGCAACTGCTGGCCGGGCTGGACGCAGGCGGTGTGCTCACCACCCACATCGCCCCGCTGATGGAACGCCTGAACGCCCTGCTGGGGCCGCCGTCGCCGCGCAAGGTGGTCGCCGATGAGGTGAAAAAACTGGGGGAGAAATATTTTTGA
- a CDS encoding ABC-type transport auxiliary lipoprotein family protein, with the protein MNSIAAYAYQTCARGLFFIGIAVLTGCSLPRPANTPVVVDFGPGPLHTQASTRVANLPPLELANVHTSVALNSTAVWYRLAYADVQQLKPYTLARWSMPPAQLIGQHLRSHLGQRRAVVSPGDITLARPARAAASAAVATPPLATAPTQPQAILNLHLELEEFSQVFQTASQSYGLLRLRATATQRSAAGETLLAQRSFTAKETAPTPDASGGVRALTQATDQAVAEIELWLEQLGHLQP; encoded by the coding sequence ATGAATTCAATAGCTGCTTACGCTTATCAGACCTGCGCCAGAGGCTTATTTTTTATAGGAATTGCGGTCCTCACCGGCTGCAGCCTGCCACGCCCTGCCAATACCCCGGTGGTGGTCGACTTTGGTCCCGGCCCGCTGCATACCCAAGCCAGCACTCGCGTCGCCAACTTGCCACCGCTGGAGCTGGCCAACGTCCACACCAGCGTGGCCCTCAACAGCACCGCCGTCTGGTACCGCCTGGCCTATGCCGATGTGCAGCAACTCAAGCCCTACACCCTGGCCCGCTGGAGCATGCCACCTGCCCAGCTGATTGGTCAGCACCTGCGCAGCCATCTGGGGCAGCGTCGCGCGGTGGTGTCACCGGGCGACATTACCCTGGCCCGCCCGGCACGGGCCGCGGCCTCGGCAGCCGTGGCCACACCCCCCTTAGCCACCGCGCCCACACAACCCCAAGCCATTCTGAACCTGCATCTGGAGCTGGAGGAATTCAGCCAGGTGTTTCAAACTGCCAGCCAAAGCTACGGCCTATTGCGCCTGCGTGCCACCGCAACACAACGCAGTGCGGCAGGTGAAACTCTGCTGGCGCAGCGCAGTTTCACCGCCAAGGAAACCGCCCCCACCCCCGATGCCAGCGGAGGAGTGCGCGCCCTGACCCAGGCCACGGATCAAGCCGTGGCAGAAATCGAGCTGTGGCTGGAGCAGCTGGGGCACCTCCAACCCTAG
- a CDS encoding glutathione S-transferase family protein — protein MKLYTAQRAPNPRRVTMFMVEKGITHIDLVNVDLNTLEHKGEVYRAKSPLAKVPALELDDGRVLTETRAICTYLEGLYPEPNLMGEGFEERAFIEMADRRIEWSLLLGIANSVRHTHPGLAVLEQPQFSEFGHSQAQKVIEVAQWFDQLLQHQAWMAGPRFTIADITAFCAIEFARLMKFSPGKQGFTALQAWRDRVAERPSAKAA, from the coding sequence ATGAAACTCTATACGGCCCAACGTGCCCCCAACCCGCGCCGGGTGACCATGTTCATGGTCGAAAAAGGCATCACCCACATCGATCTGGTGAATGTGGACCTGAACACGCTGGAACACAAAGGTGAGGTTTACCGCGCCAAGAGCCCACTGGCCAAGGTACCCGCGCTGGAACTGGATGATGGCCGGGTGTTGACCGAAACCCGTGCCATTTGCACCTATCTGGAAGGCCTGTACCCCGAGCCCAACCTGATGGGCGAGGGCTTTGAAGAGCGCGCCTTCATTGAAATGGCCGACCGGCGGATTGAATGGTCGCTGTTGCTGGGCATTGCCAACAGCGTGCGCCACACCCACCCCGGCCTGGCCGTGCTGGAGCAGCCCCAGTTTTCGGAGTTTGGGCATTCACAAGCGCAAAAAGTGATCGAGGTCGCACAATGGTTTGACCAATTGCTGCAACATCAAGCCTGGATGGCCGGGCCACGCTTCACGATTGCCGACATCACCGCGTTTTGTGCCATTGAGTTTGCCCGGCTGATGAAATTCAGCCCCGGCAAGCAGGGCTTCACTGCCTTGCAAGCCTGGCGCGACCGGGTGGCCGAGCGGCCCAGTGCGAAGGCGGCCTAG
- a CDS encoding ABC transporter ATP-binding protein encodes MTAAVVEIDHLWSVFRSGGMDAVVHQDLSLRIQPGELLSIVGGSGSGKTVLLRQILGLETPARGRVTVLGEAAASMGREGAASRVGMLFQHGALFSAFSVLDNIAFPLRELQTLPADLIHDVAMVKLRMVGLDTSAAHKMPADLSGGMIKRAALARALVMDPPLLLLDEPTAGLDPGSADEFCALLQSLHQELGLTVVMVTHDLDTLLELSTRIAVVADKHIVTEGTAAQVMAYPHPFIQEYFLGERGRRASTLLHTTPPTS; translated from the coding sequence ATGACGGCTGCCGTGGTAGAGATTGACCACCTGTGGTCGGTTTTCCGCAGTGGTGGGATGGATGCCGTGGTGCACCAGGATTTGAGCCTGCGTATCCAGCCGGGTGAACTGTTGTCCATCGTAGGGGGCTCCGGCAGCGGCAAAACCGTGTTGCTGCGGCAGATTCTGGGGCTGGAAACCCCGGCGCGTGGCCGTGTCACGGTGCTGGGTGAAGCCGCCGCCAGCATGGGCCGCGAGGGTGCGGCCAGCCGGGTGGGCATGCTGTTCCAGCATGGCGCGCTGTTTTCGGCCTTCAGCGTGCTGGACAACATTGCCTTCCCCCTGCGTGAACTCCAAACCTTGCCCGCCGACCTGATTCACGACGTGGCCATGGTCAAGCTGCGCATGGTCGGGCTGGATACCAGCGCAGCCCACAAAATGCCTGCCGATTTGTCGGGCGGCATGATCAAACGCGCGGCACTGGCCCGCGCGCTGGTGATGGACCCGCCGCTGTTGCTGCTGGACGAACCCACCGCTGGCCTGGATCCCGGCAGCGCCGACGAGTTTTGCGCCCTGCTGCAATCCCTGCACCAGGAACTCGGCCTGACGGTGGTGATGGTCACACATGACCTGGACACCTTGCTGGAGCTCTCCACCCGCATTGCGGTGGTGGCCGACAAACACATCGTCACCGAGGGCACCGCCGCGCAGGTCATGGCCTACCCGCACCCGTTCATCCAAGAGTATTTTTTAGGCGAACGCGGCAGACGCGCCAGCACCCTGTTGCACACCACCCCCCCAACCAGTTAA
- a CDS encoding MlaD family protein — translation MENKSHALAAGSFVLLLTATLISLAVWLTRDTRELDTYELAGTVNISGLQPQASVRYLGVPVGKVSAIRLDPQTPGQVLVQISVDDSAPITTRTFATLGFQGVTGLAFIQLDDAPAPAGAAATPEPLPPNSRLLLKPGLMSKLTDRGERLLGQLEQSSERVNQLLSADNQRTFMNAISHIDQAAAELQQLTAQARSSLPALAQSSQDTLDVLKATSLRVGDSADAARTSARAFQRVTERMYAPGGTLDQLSLGADILVTTGQTLRVNTLPRVDQAVLDAARTTRQLGDLTQTLIDNPQALLLGKPSVAPGPGEPGFTAPADQRH, via the coding sequence ATGGAAAACAAATCCCACGCGCTGGCCGCAGGCAGTTTTGTGCTGCTGCTGACGGCTACCCTGATCAGTCTGGCGGTCTGGCTGACGCGCGACACCCGTGAGCTGGACACCTATGAACTCGCTGGCACCGTCAACATCAGCGGCCTGCAACCCCAAGCCAGCGTGCGCTACCTGGGCGTGCCGGTGGGCAAAGTCAGCGCCATCCGGCTCGACCCGCAAACCCCCGGCCAGGTATTGGTGCAAATTTCGGTGGATGACAGCGCCCCCATCACCACCCGCACCTTTGCCACGCTGGGTTTTCAGGGTGTGACCGGGCTGGCCTTCATCCAGCTCGACGATGCGCCCGCCCCCGCCGGGGCCGCCGCCACCCCGGAGCCCTTGCCGCCCAACAGCCGTTTGCTGCTCAAACCAGGGCTGATGAGCAAGCTCACCGACCGTGGTGAACGCCTGCTGGGCCAGCTGGAGCAGTCCAGCGAGCGCGTCAACCAGCTGCTGTCTGCCGACAACCAACGCACCTTCATGAATGCCATCAGCCACATCGACCAGGCCGCTGCCGAGCTGCAACAGCTCACCGCCCAAGCCCGCAGCAGCTTGCCCGCGCTGGCCCAGTCCAGCCAGGACACGCTGGACGTGCTCAAAGCCACCTCCTTGCGGGTAGGCGACAGCGCCGATGCGGCACGCACTTCGGCACGCGCCTTTCAGCGGGTGACCGAGCGCATGTACGCCCCCGGTGGCACGCTGGACCAACTCAGCCTGGGGGCCGACATTCTGGTCACCACCGGCCAAACCTTGCGTGTCAACACCTTGCCCAGGGTGGACCAGGCTGTGCTGGATGCCGCACGCACCACCCGCCAGCTGGGCGACCTGACGCAAACCCTGATCGACAACCCGCAAGCCCTGCTGCTGGGCAAGCCCAGCGTGGCCCCCGGCCCGGGAGAACCCGGATTCACGGCACCCGCAGACCAGCGCCACTGA
- a CDS encoding type II toxin-antitoxin system VapC family toxin, with the protein MRPRYMLDTNVVSHIMQGRDAELLARLTQVPVGQVVMSSVTLAELEYGLHRKGQPVRLRNALTQVLLRIDVLPWDEDVATCYGEFCATLEAQGINLSDFDMMIAAHAVAADSTLVSRDKAFAQVNGERLRLEIW; encoded by the coding sequence ATGAGGCCGCGCTACATGCTCGACACCAATGTGGTCAGCCACATCATGCAGGGGCGCGATGCCGAGTTGCTGGCTCGCTTGACGCAGGTGCCGGTGGGGCAAGTGGTGATGTCCAGCGTGACCTTGGCCGAGTTGGAATACGGCTTGCACCGCAAAGGGCAACCTGTTCGCTTGCGAAATGCCCTGACACAAGTGCTGCTGCGTATCGACGTGCTGCCGTGGGATGAGGACGTAGCAACTTGTTATGGCGAGTTTTGCGCCACGCTGGAGGCCCAAGGCATCAACCTCAGTGACTTTGACATGATGATCGCCGCCCATGCCGTAGCGGCGGATTCCACCCTGGTCAGCCGCGACAAGGCGTTTGCGCAGGTGAACGGGGAACGCTTGAGGCTGGAGATTTGGTAA
- a CDS encoding antitoxin has product MRQTAKIFVTGRSQAVRLPLEFRFDVSEVFIRRDALTGDVVLSRKPTDWQGLLDVVAQNKDEDLLVERRQTQARRDPFEGWQE; this is encoded by the coding sequence ATGCGTCAGACTGCCAAAATTTTCGTCACCGGCCGCAGCCAGGCGGTTCGCTTGCCGCTGGAGTTTCGCTTTGACGTGTCAGAAGTATTCATCCGCCGCGATGCCCTCACGGGTGATGTGGTGCTGTCGCGTAAACCCACGGATTGGCAAGGCCTGCTGGATGTGGTGGCTCAAAACAAAGACGAAGACTTGTTGGTTGAGCGCCGCCAAACCCAGGCGCGGCGCGACCCTTTTGAGGGCTGGCAGGAATGA